In Magnetovibrio sp. PR-2, the following are encoded in one genomic region:
- a CDS encoding LysR family transcriptional regulator: MDTFSAMRAFITTVDKGSFSGAARALGTSKATLSKQVAALEDHLNVRLLHRTTRKLNLTDEGRIYVDRARQILEDLEDAEDAVSPSTAEPRGKLRISAPHTFGAMHLSNALACFVERYPLVELDIEFSDRLVNLVDEGFDLAIRISKLKDSSLIARRLAPVNITLCAAPSYWERRGKPNHPSELSEHTGIIYSFLSTPGEWHFQDKGKPLSVKMHGNLTTNNDVVIRAAAQQGIGIFYGPAFIVSNALRKGELETALEDYSTDPLGIYAVYPSSRNLSPKVRAFVDYLVEWMRHTPDWEDVSEAP; encoded by the coding sequence ATGGATACATTCTCCGCCATGCGGGCCTTTATCACCACCGTGGATAAAGGCAGCTTTTCCGGGGCCGCGCGCGCATTGGGGACATCCAAGGCGACCTTGTCGAAACAAGTCGCAGCCTTGGAAGACCATTTGAACGTGCGTCTATTGCACCGGACCACGCGCAAGCTCAACTTGACGGATGAGGGGCGCATCTATGTCGATCGTGCGCGACAAATCCTGGAGGATTTGGAAGACGCCGAAGACGCCGTTTCGCCGTCCACGGCTGAGCCCCGTGGCAAGCTGCGCATCAGCGCGCCGCATACCTTTGGCGCCATGCACCTGTCAAATGCCCTGGCGTGTTTTGTCGAACGCTATCCTCTGGTCGAATTGGACATCGAATTTTCCGACCGTTTGGTGAATTTGGTGGACGAAGGCTTTGATCTGGCGATTCGCATTTCGAAACTTAAAGATTCCAGCCTGATCGCGCGCCGTTTGGCCCCGGTCAACATCACCCTGTGCGCCGCCCCCAGTTATTGGGAAAGACGCGGCAAGCCCAACCATCCGTCCGAGCTGTCTGAACACACGGGCATCATCTATTCGTTTCTCTCCACACCGGGTGAATGGCACTTCCAAGACAAGGGGAAACCGCTCAGTGTGAAGATGCACGGCAACCTCACCACCAACAACGACGTGGTGATCCGCGCCGCCGCCCAACAAGGCATCGGCATTTTTTACGGTCCCGCCTTCATCGTCAGCAATGCCCTGCGTAAGGGAGAATTGGAAACCGCGCTGGAAGACTATTCGACCGATCCCTTGGGGATTTACGCAGTCTATCCGTCCAGCCGCAACTTATCGCCCAAAGTGCGCGCCTTTGTCGATTATCTGGTGGAGTGGATGCGCCACACCCCCGATTGGGAAGATGTCAGCGAA
- a CDS encoding pirin family protein, giving the protein MITVSTLNDFGHQDHGWLKAVHHFSFADYFDPDRMGFGPLRVWNDDQIKGGTGFPLHPHRDMEIVTYIRKGAVSHEDNLGNQGRTAAGQVQVMSAGTGIRHSEYNMEDEDLDLFQIWVHPNKQGHAPRWDQRDFDRHHASHGFVTLVSGRGGQELDGALFIHADAAFKAAILEDGEETEVSLEDGRLAYVVPARGSIEINGVKVPERGSAAISAETLLHIKAKGEVEVVLFDLPSQ; this is encoded by the coding sequence ATGATCACCGTATCGACCTTGAACGATTTTGGACACCAAGACCACGGCTGGCTCAAAGCCGTGCACCATTTCAGCTTTGCCGATTACTTCGACCCCGATCGCATGGGCTTTGGTCCCTTGCGCGTGTGGAACGATGATCAAATCAAGGGTGGCACGGGCTTTCCCCTTCATCCTCACCGGGACATGGAAATCGTCACCTACATCCGCAAAGGCGCGGTTAGTCATGAAGACAACTTGGGCAACCAAGGCCGAACGGCGGCGGGCCAAGTCCAGGTCATGAGCGCGGGCACCGGCATTCGCCACTCGGAATACAATATGGAAGACGAAGATTTGGATCTGTTTCAAATCTGGGTGCACCCCAACAAACAAGGCCACGCGCCGCGTTGGGACCAGCGGGACTTCGACCGTCATCACGCCTCTCACGGATTTGTGACGCTGGTGTCCGGGCGCGGTGGGCAAGAACTGGACGGGGCACTGTTCATTCATGCCGACGCTGCGTTCAAGGCTGCTATTTTAGAAGACGGTGAAGAAACCGAGGTCTCCCTGGAAGACGGTCGCTTAGCCTATGTGGTTCCGGCGCGGGGCAGCATTGAAATCAACGGCGTGAAGGTGCCCGAGCGGGGCTCGGCCGCGATCAGTGCCGAGACGCTTCTGCACATCAAAGCCAAGGGTGAGGTCGAAGTGGTTTTGTTCGATTTGCCGTCACAATAA
- a CDS encoding OsmC family protein encodes MKAEVKWLGKRAFEGTPDSGHSVIMDSSPDFGGEDRGVRPMELMMMGMGGCTSIDVMNILEKSRQDVTDCVAEITAERADTEPKVFVKMHVHFKVTGRGIDPKRVERAIALSAEKYCSASIMLSKTAEITHDFEIIEAD; translated from the coding sequence ATGAAAGCTGAAGTGAAGTGGCTGGGAAAACGTGCCTTTGAAGGAACACCCGACAGCGGCCACAGTGTGATTATGGACAGCTCGCCGGACTTCGGTGGGGAAGATCGCGGTGTGCGCCCGATGGAATTGATGATGATGGGCATGGGCGGATGCACGTCCATCGATGTGATGAACATCTTGGAAAAATCCCGCCAAGACGTGACCGACTGCGTCGCTGAAATCACGGCGGAACGGGCCGACACCGAACCCAAAGTCTTTGTCAAAATGCATGTGCATTTTAAAGTCACGGGCCGGGGAATTGACCCCAAGCGTGTTGAGCGCGCCATTGCGTTGTCGGCGGAAAAATACTGCTCGGCCTCGATCATGTTGAGCAAAACTGCGGAGATTACCCATGACTTCGAAATTATCGAAGCCGACTAA
- a CDS encoding GGDEF domain-containing protein, with amino-acid sequence MQIHRFLKELNVSWDQAYHLLIATPHSPYLRRHRVSYIIGRVQLVSFLFAIFIPLWSIIDFFVFPYPQWVMLTGMRLVSGGVFLLLAWPWKIEPSARNAFGMMVVMLLGPPVFYLATLPMFNTVELSMMGQIVYQLYALLPFIVLAGLSVFPLTVVETLLFGIPFLLLTAYGASLSETFSWDTYIGTLWLAMLILAVSLFAGISQLRYMITLVAQSSLDPLTGCFTRRSGSEIIDMQFRVSIRQHASFTIIFFDLDHFKSINDTYGHDEGDKTLVMFASNLQSLLRGSDVIVRWGGEEFLAVLPNTDMEGTRLVVQRIVDNWLGERPDDHKLTASIGVAERTADGLEDWPELVELSDKRMYEAKKTGRARALMPGDEIIADENVVLPPSGR; translated from the coding sequence ATGCAAATTCACCGCTTCCTTAAAGAACTCAACGTTTCTTGGGACCAAGCCTATCACTTGTTGATCGCCACGCCCCATTCGCCGTATCTGCGTCGTCACCGCGTCAGTTACATCATTGGGCGTGTTCAGTTGGTGTCTTTCTTGTTTGCGATTTTTATTCCGCTCTGGTCAATCATTGACTTCTTCGTCTTCCCCTATCCCCAATGGGTGATGTTGACGGGCATGCGGCTTGTTTCGGGCGGCGTGTTTTTGTTGCTGGCTTGGCCATGGAAGATCGAGCCTTCGGCGCGCAATGCCTTTGGTATGATGGTGGTCATGTTGTTGGGCCCGCCGGTGTTTTATCTGGCGACGCTGCCCATGTTCAACACCGTCGAGCTGTCCATGATGGGGCAAATCGTCTATCAGCTTTATGCTTTGCTGCCGTTCATCGTGTTGGCGGGTTTGAGCGTCTTTCCGCTCACCGTGGTTGAAACGCTGCTGTTCGGCATTCCGTTTTTACTGCTGACGGCCTATGGCGCGTCCCTGAGTGAGACATTTTCGTGGGACACTTACATCGGCACGCTTTGGCTGGCGATGCTGATTTTGGCGGTGTCTCTGTTTGCCGGCATTTCTCAGCTGCGCTACATGATCACACTGGTGGCGCAATCGAGCCTCGATCCGCTGACGGGGTGCTTTACGCGGCGAAGCGGTTCGGAAATCATCGATATGCAGTTCCGCGTGTCGATCCGCCAACATGCTTCGTTCACCATCATTTTCTTCGATCTGGATCACTTTAAATCCATCAACGACACCTACGGCCACGACGAAGGCGACAAGACTTTGGTGATGTTTGCGTCGAACTTGCAGAGTTTATTGCGTGGTTCGGACGTCATCGTGCGCTGGGGCGGCGAAGAATTTTTGGCTGTTCTGCCCAACACCGATATGGAGGGCACCCGCCTGGTGGTGCAACGCATTGTCGACAATTGGTTGGGCGAACGCCCCGACGATCACAAGCTCACCGCCAGCATTGGTGTGGCCGAGCGCACCGCCGACGGCCTGGAAGATTGGCCCGAATTGGTGGAGCTGTCGGACAAACGCATGTATGAAGCCAAGAAAACCGGCCGTGCCCGTGCCTTGATGCCGGGCGATGAGATCATCGCAGATGAAAACGTCGTGCTGCCGCCGTCGGGACGCTAA
- a CDS encoding MarR family winged helix-turn-helix transcriptional regulator, with product MTKTPQDPDIFRLLTEVGIIEQLARNQLERNLPDDLRMSQFAVLNHLVRLGGEWSPLRLATAFQLTKGAMTNTVQKLEARGFVKVGQDPNDGRGKLVSITEEGHAMRSLCVQRLAPLIAELSSVVPQSELKSTLPTLEKIRKHLDTNR from the coding sequence TTGACGAAGACACCCCAAGACCCGGACATATTCCGCCTGCTCACCGAAGTGGGAATCATCGAACAGCTGGCGCGAAACCAGTTGGAACGCAACCTTCCCGACGACCTTCGCATGTCGCAGTTCGCAGTCCTGAACCATTTGGTGCGTCTTGGGGGGGAATGGAGCCCCCTGCGCCTCGCCACCGCCTTCCAACTCACCAAAGGCGCTATGACGAATACCGTTCAGAAATTGGAGGCACGTGGTTTTGTAAAGGTCGGCCAAGACCCGAACGACGGTCGCGGGAAGCTGGTTAGCATCACCGAAGAAGGCCACGCCATGCGCAGCCTCTGTGTGCAACGCCTAGCACCGTTGATCGCCGAGCTGTCATCGGTCGTGCCGCAATCAGAGCTCAAAAGCACTTTGCCCACTTTGGAAAAAATACGAAAGCACCTCGACACGAACCGCTAA
- a CDS encoding Acg family FMN-binding oxidoreductase — translation MNRRKFLKIAGSASVIVAAGGLGFAATRAPSDVLQAWEDAGKLYPDPMRRSLSYAILAPNPHNRQPWLVDLKSETEAVLSCDLDRLLPATDPFSRQIVIGLGCFLEGFVLAAREQGYTADISLFPEGENSEVLDQRPIARLSLHKTPALSPDPLFGAILKRHTNRNVYDTHKAISTEALKALRRSASTGVLIAAIQDEPLLQSLRTLTRDAMFAEMKTPAAHMESVKLMRIGRAEIEANPDGISLGGPLLDTLGVFGVLSRESLTDPNSSAFQSALDITAEAAMSSMGFAWINTADNTRTDQILAGRAYMRLALAATNANLAMQPMSQALQEYPEMKVHYAKAHALLTEKPGQTVQMLARLGYAKPVGPAPRWSLTERLR, via the coding sequence ATGAACAGACGAAAATTTTTGAAAATCGCAGGATCTGCCAGTGTCATCGTTGCTGCCGGCGGCCTCGGCTTTGCCGCGACCCGCGCCCCATCTGATGTTCTTCAAGCTTGGGAAGACGCCGGAAAGCTCTACCCCGATCCCATGCGCCGCTCGCTGTCCTATGCGATTTTGGCCCCCAATCCTCACAACCGCCAGCCGTGGCTGGTTGATCTAAAAAGTGAGACAGAGGCCGTATTGAGCTGCGATCTCGACCGGCTTCTTCCCGCAACGGACCCCTTTAGCCGCCAAATCGTGATCGGCTTGGGCTGCTTTTTGGAAGGTTTTGTTTTGGCTGCGCGGGAACAAGGCTACACGGCGGACATCTCACTGTTTCCCGAAGGCGAAAACAGTGAGGTTCTCGACCAGCGGCCAATCGCACGCTTGTCCTTGCATAAAACACCCGCGCTATCCCCGGACCCGTTGTTTGGTGCCATTTTGAAGCGCCACACCAATCGCAATGTATACGATACGCACAAAGCCATCTCCACAGAGGCACTTAAGGCGTTGCGCAGATCTGCCTCGACGGGTGTGCTGATTGCAGCAATTCAGGATGAGCCACTTTTACAAAGCCTCAGAACCCTGACCCGCGATGCCATGTTTGCCGAAATGAAAACCCCTGCGGCTCACATGGAAAGCGTCAAACTCATGAGAATCGGACGCGCTGAAATCGAAGCCAACCCTGACGGCATCAGCTTAGGCGGCCCCTTGCTCGACACACTTGGTGTGTTTGGGGTTCTTTCGCGCGAAAGTCTTACCGATCCAAATTCCAGCGCGTTTCAATCTGCCCTCGACATAACGGCAGAAGCCGCAATGTCGTCGATGGGATTTGCCTGGATCAACACCGCCGACAATACCCGCACAGACCAAATCCTGGCCGGTCGCGCATACATGCGTTTGGCCCTGGCGGCAACGAATGCTAATCTAGCCATGCAGCCCATGAGCCAAGCGTTACAGGAATACCCCGAAATGAAAGTCCATTATGCCAAGGCCCATGCGCTTCTCACCGAAAAGCCAGGACAAACCGTTCAAATGCTTGCACGGCTTGGCTACGCAAAGCCCGTTGGTCCGGCACCACGCTGGTCCCTTACCGAACGACTAAGGTAA
- a CDS encoding bacteriohemerythrin: protein MNAFQKVRSVAARNAGKLVLSSILGMVFVAGVATLQHSGELPLREYDIPGALGLLLGFVFGLVILFVFETQRQIIKRAKEKDRLLEELSRSEERFSLAMQGANDGLWDWNLTNNHVYYSPRWAGMLGYSSDELRPSLDTWEQLVNPDDKDRVMQEVRNYLNAVSDTFDTEFQMRHKNGSCVTVLARGFAVNEDDTPVRLVGTLVDISNRKKLLREKEDAELHSRAKSVFLANMSHELRTPLNAIIGFSDMMRNEVLGPIQPANYSEYSADINESGKHLLSLINQVLDLSKIEAGEFKPNLNLASLIDLVEAAMTLVKGRANQQNVTVTSEVSAELPMILADEMITKQILINLLTNSIKFTPEGGTVKVSADIADGMLCVQVTDTGIGMNAQELERALEPFRQVERAKGRSHEGTGLGLPLSKGFAEIQGGSFFVESEVGHGTKVTFTLPTSNDEELLTRESHTREVTKTVSWLPSMTVGVEVWDEDHRVLLSTISKLHEAIFQRNSHETITNIFDDLRHYINVHFNSEEATMLSMDYPAFKDHKSKHDEFRRWVAQQKDMQDSAPSKWDGAEAYAYLIDWWYNHILKVDMAYKNFFESRNAEAMQSLSKYKGIAE from the coding sequence ATGAACGCTTTTCAAAAGGTTCGCAGCGTAGCAGCTCGTAACGCGGGGAAACTGGTCCTAAGCTCAATTTTGGGCATGGTGTTCGTCGCCGGTGTTGCGACACTCCAACACAGTGGAGAATTACCGCTTCGAGAATACGACATTCCGGGCGCGCTCGGCCTTTTGTTGGGGTTCGTATTCGGACTTGTGATCCTTTTTGTCTTTGAAACACAACGCCAAATCATCAAACGCGCCAAGGAAAAGGATCGACTTCTTGAAGAGTTATCAAGAAGTGAAGAGCGATTTTCTTTGGCCATGCAGGGGGCCAATGATGGTTTGTGGGACTGGAACCTCACAAACAATCACGTCTATTACTCTCCACGTTGGGCTGGCATGTTGGGGTATAGCTCTGATGAACTGCGCCCATCCTTAGACACCTGGGAACAACTGGTAAATCCCGATGATAAAGATCGTGTCATGCAAGAGGTGCGCAATTATCTGAATGCGGTTTCCGATACTTTTGATACCGAATTCCAGATGCGCCATAAGAACGGCTCGTGCGTGACGGTTCTCGCCCGGGGCTTTGCCGTTAACGAAGATGACACGCCGGTTCGGCTCGTGGGGACACTCGTTGACATCAGCAATCGTAAAAAATTGCTAAGAGAAAAAGAAGACGCCGAGTTGCACAGCCGGGCAAAGTCGGTGTTTTTGGCGAACATGAGCCATGAACTCAGGACCCCGTTAAACGCCATTATCGGATTCTCGGACATGATGAGAAATGAAGTTCTGGGTCCGATACAACCGGCCAATTATTCCGAATATTCAGCAGACATCAACGAAAGCGGCAAGCATCTTTTGAGCTTGATCAATCAAGTTCTGGATTTGTCGAAGATAGAAGCTGGTGAATTCAAGCCGAACCTCAATTTGGCATCCCTCATCGACTTAGTTGAGGCGGCGATGACATTGGTCAAGGGCCGGGCCAATCAGCAAAACGTAACCGTTACATCAGAGGTATCAGCCGAACTTCCCATGATTCTCGCCGATGAGATGATCACCAAACAAATCCTCATAAACCTGCTGACCAATTCAATTAAATTTACACCCGAAGGCGGCACCGTGAAGGTGTCCGCAGACATTGCGGATGGCATGCTCTGCGTACAAGTGACCGACACTGGCATTGGCATGAATGCACAGGAATTAGAACGTGCACTGGAACCTTTCAGACAAGTCGAAAGAGCAAAAGGACGATCCCATGAAGGCACAGGGCTTGGGCTTCCCCTGAGCAAGGGCTTTGCTGAAATTCAGGGGGGTAGCTTTTTCGTGGAAAGTGAAGTGGGCCATGGAACGAAAGTGACGTTCACCTTGCCCACAAGCAATGACGAGGAACTACTGACACGTGAAAGCCATACCCGTGAAGTCACGAAAACAGTTTCATGGCTGCCATCTATGACCGTGGGGGTCGAGGTCTGGGATGAAGACCATCGCGTGCTTCTCTCTACAATTTCGAAACTTCATGAGGCTATCTTCCAACGCAATTCCCACGAAACAATAACCAACATCTTCGACGATCTAAGACACTATATAAACGTCCATTTTAATTCCGAAGAAGCCACCATGTTATCGATGGATTATCCAGCGTTTAAAGACCATAAGTCGAAACACGATGAATTTAGACGTTGGGTTGCGCAGCAAAAAGACATGCAAGATAGCGCCCCTTCCAAGTGGGATGGCGCAGAGGCTTACGCGTATCTGATCGACTGGTGGTATAACCACATCCTCAAAGTCGATATGGCTTATAAGAATTTTTTTGAAAGCCGAAATGCAGAGGCTATGCAGAGCTTGTCGAAATACAAAGGCATCGCTGAATAG
- the gcvPB gene encoding aminomethyl-transferring glycine dehydrogenase subunit GcvPB — protein sequence MADQSQGRSNVPQGGSQAPATQTISGSKGLEFAEPLIFEMGEDGRTGVDFEDVHVSDDRLGGLRRKDTVGWPGLSEPQVVRHYTRLSQKNYGIDSGFYPLGSCTMKHNPRVNEKVARMAGLGDLHPLQPISTVQGALELIDTLAHWIKVMCGMPAVAMSPAAGAHGELCGMMAIKAAIQDRGEADTRKRVLVPESAHGTNPATAAACGFSVDSIPATEQGRVDIEAFKAKLGDDVAGIMLTNPNTCGLFENDVIEIAEAIHDAGGYFYCDGANFNAIVGRVRPGDLGIDCMHLNLHKTFSTPHGGGGPGAGPVVLSEALAPFAPVPYVIHDEDGYNMVEHEADSDAKPFGRLKGNHGQMGVFIRALAFMLSHGADGLRQASTDAVLNANYLRAELQDIMSVSFDGMCMHEVLFDDAFLKDTGVTTLDFAKAMIDEGFHPMTMYFPLVVHGALLMEPTESESKETLDLYIHTLRELTAKAKAGEADMFKNAPVLTPRRRLDETAAARKPVLRWSPLEPQAKAAE from the coding sequence ATGGCTGATCAATCGCAAGGTCGCTCGAACGTCCCCCAAGGCGGTAGCCAAGCGCCCGCAACCCAAACCATTTCCGGCTCCAAGGGTTTGGAGTTCGCCGAACCGCTCATTTTCGAAATGGGCGAAGATGGCCGCACGGGCGTGGACTTCGAAGACGTGCACGTCAGCGATGACCGCTTAGGCGGTTTGCGCCGCAAAGACACCGTCGGCTGGCCCGGTTTGTCCGAACCGCAAGTGGTGCGCCACTACACCCGTTTGAGCCAAAAAAACTACGGCATTGATTCCGGTTTTTATCCGCTGGGCTCGTGCACCATGAAGCACAATCCGCGCGTCAATGAAAAGGTCGCGCGCATGGCGGGGCTGGGCGATCTTCACCCGCTGCAACCCATCAGCACCGTGCAAGGTGCGTTGGAACTCATCGACACCTTGGCGCACTGGATCAAAGTCATGTGCGGCATGCCCGCCGTGGCCATGAGCCCGGCTGCGGGTGCGCATGGTGAGCTGTGCGGTATGATGGCCATCAAAGCCGCCATCCAAGACCGCGGCGAAGCCGACACCCGCAAACGTGTCTTGGTTCCCGAAAGTGCCCACGGCACCAACCCCGCCACCGCAGCTGCGTGTGGGTTTAGCGTCGATTCCATCCCCGCCACCGAACAAGGCCGCGTGGACATCGAAGCGTTCAAAGCCAAGCTGGGCGACGACGTGGCGGGTATCATGCTCACCAACCCCAACACCTGTGGTTTGTTTGAAAATGACGTGATCGAAATCGCCGAAGCCATTCACGATGCAGGCGGTTATTTCTATTGCGACGGCGCAAACTTCAACGCCATCGTCGGGCGCGTGCGACCGGGGGATTTGGGCATCGACTGCATGCACTTGAACCTGCACAAGACCTTCTCCACCCCCCACGGCGGCGGTGGTCCGGGTGCCGGTCCGGTGGTGCTGTCCGAAGCCTTGGCCCCCTTTGCCCCCGTGCCGTACGTCATCCACGACGAAGACGGCTACAATATGGTTGAGCACGAGGCGGACTCGGACGCCAAACCATTTGGGCGGCTCAAGGGCAACCACGGCCAAATGGGTGTGTTCATTCGCGCGCTGGCCTTTATGTTGAGCCACGGTGCGGACGGATTGCGTCAGGCCTCGACCGATGCCGTGTTGAACGCCAACTACCTGCGCGCAGAACTGCAAGACATCATGAGCGTGTCGTTCGACGGCATGTGCATGCACGAAGTTCTGTTCGACGATGCGTTCTTGAAAGACACAGGCGTCACCACTTTGGACTTTGCCAAGGCCATGATCGACGAGGGTTTCCACCCCATGACCATGTACTTCCCGCTGGTGGTGCACGGCGCGTTGCTGATGGAACCCACCGAAAGCGAGTCCAAAGAAACACTAGACCTCTACATCCACACCTTGCGCGAACTGACGGCTAAGGCCAAAGCGGGTGAAGCGGACATGTTTAAAAACGCCCCTGTGCTCACCCCGCGCCGGCGTTTGGACGAAACGGCGGCAGCGCGCAAACCCGTCTTGCGTTGGAGCCCGCTGGAACCCCAGGCCAAAGCGGCTGAATAA
- the gcvPA gene encoding aminomethyl-transferring glycine dehydrogenase subunit GcvPA: MRYLPHTDEDRQAMLKSIGADTVEDLYCDVPAKALLAEPVDLPSYAGEMDVEKTFSNFATKNLSPGCAPTFLGAGAYRHHVPSSVDYMIQRGEFLTAYTPYQPEVSQGTLQYLYEFQTQVAMLTGMEVSNASMYDGATATAEAVLMAGRATRRNRAVLAGGLHPHYFDVTKTSAKFLDIELVHPDSDPTHPALPESVIDLIDDKTSCVVVQTPDVFGRVIDLRPIAEAAHKKGALLVAVTTEVVSLGLLEAPGNQGADIVAAEGQSIGNALSYGGPYVGLFATRSKLVRQMPGRVAGETLDVEGQRGWVLTLSTREQHIRREKATSNICTNSGLCALAFTIHASLLGEGGLNRLARVNHANACKLADQLAAIDGVEVMNETFFNEFTVKLSKDASDVVEALAQKGILGGIPLQRLFPDRDDFANMMIVACTETNSDADMDTLVSALKEVL; this comes from the coding sequence ATGCGTTATTTGCCGCACACTGACGAAGACCGCCAAGCCATGCTCAAAAGCATCGGCGCGGATACGGTCGAAGATCTCTACTGCGATGTACCTGCCAAGGCCTTGCTGGCCGAGCCCGTGGACCTGCCGTCCTATGCGGGTGAGATGGACGTTGAAAAGACGTTCTCCAACTTCGCCACCAAGAACCTTTCCCCCGGATGCGCCCCGACGTTTTTGGGTGCAGGGGCTTATCGCCACCATGTGCCGTCCAGTGTGGACTACATGATCCAGCGCGGTGAGTTCTTGACAGCGTATACCCCCTACCAGCCAGAGGTCTCTCAAGGCACGCTGCAATATCTGTACGAATTCCAAACCCAGGTCGCCATGCTGACGGGCATGGAAGTGTCCAACGCGTCCATGTACGACGGGGCAACGGCCACGGCCGAAGCCGTGTTGATGGCGGGTCGCGCCACGCGGCGCAATCGCGCAGTGTTGGCAGGCGGTCTGCATCCGCATTATTTCGACGTGACCAAGACCAGCGCAAAGTTCTTAGACATCGAATTGGTCCACCCGGATTCAGACCCGACCCATCCGGCCCTACCTGAAAGCGTCATTGATCTGATTGATGACAAGACTTCGTGCGTTGTGGTGCAAACCCCGGACGTGTTCGGGCGCGTCATTGATCTACGCCCCATCGCCGAAGCGGCCCATAAAAAAGGCGCGCTGTTGGTGGCGGTGACGACGGAGGTTGTTTCACTGGGTCTGTTGGAAGCCCCAGGCAACCAAGGTGCGGACATCGTCGCTGCGGAAGGCCAATCCATCGGCAATGCGCTGAGCTACGGCGGGCCTTATGTCGGCTTGTTCGCCACGCGCTCAAAACTCGTGCGGCAAATGCCGGGGCGTGTGGCGGGTGAAACTTTGGACGTCGAAGGCCAGCGCGGCTGGGTCTTGACCCTATCGACCCGCGAACAACACATTCGCCGGGAAAAGGCCACGTCGAACATTTGCACCAACTCAGGTCTGTGCGCGTTGGCCTTTACCATCCACGCATCGCTATTGGGGGAAGGCGGCCTCAATCGTCTGGCCCGGGTCAATCATGCCAACGCCTGTAAGTTAGCCGACCAGTTAGCGGCCATCGACGGTGTCGAGGTGATGAACGAAACGTTCTTCAACGAATTCACGGTGAAGCTGTCCAAAGACGCCTCTGACGTCGTCGAAGCTTTGGCGCAAAAGGGCATCTTGGGTGGCATACCGCTGCAACGCCTGTTCCCTGACCGTGACGACTTCGCCAACATGATGATCGTCGCTTGCACCGAAACCAACTCGGACGCGGATATGGACACGCTTGTTTCCGCATTGAAGGAGGTTCTCTAA
- the gcvH gene encoding glycine cleavage system protein GcvH, whose translation MSVLFTDDHEWISVDGDVATVGITDYALQQLGDLVFIEVPEAGRTVMQGEEAAVVESVKAASEVYAPVAGDVVDGNGAIADDPAAVSGDTGGDGWFFKIKMSEPSQLDGLKNEAEYKAYVDGLD comes from the coding sequence ATGAGTGTACTTTTTACGGACGATCATGAATGGATCAGCGTTGACGGTGACGTCGCCACCGTGGGCATCACGGATTATGCGCTACAGCAACTGGGCGATCTCGTCTTCATCGAAGTTCCCGAAGCCGGCCGCACCGTCATGCAAGGTGAAGAAGCGGCTGTTGTGGAATCCGTCAAAGCCGCGTCCGAAGTCTACGCCCCCGTGGCGGGGGATGTGGTCGACGGCAACGGGGCCATCGCTGACGACCCGGCAGCCGTGTCCGGCGACACGGGAGGTGACGGCTGGTTTTTCAAAATCAAAATGTCCGAGCCCTCTCAACTGGACGGTTTGAAAAATGAAGCCGAATACAAAGCCTACGTGGACGGGCTCGACTAA